In one window of Octopus bimaculoides isolate UCB-OBI-ISO-001 chromosome 20, ASM119413v2, whole genome shotgun sequence DNA:
- the LOC106878615 gene encoding ATP-dependent DNA helicase Q5 produces MDEDRMYQVLNDVFKHKQFKSDLQRKAIETIIKGKQDVFISMPTGSGKSLCFQLPGMYKPGISVVVSPLLALIEDQIDHLRNLGIRAVTINSKQTMTERNRITTDLNRPKPKARFLYITPEQASTAFLQQHLYSLNHANLLNYFIIDEAHCVSQWGHDFRPDYLKLGQLRANKIPNVPCIALTATATAQVTKDIVKSLALRKPYASFKTSCFRPNLFYEVRMKETLDDPFKDILDYVCTKFGEPPDNNIWNENGAGIIYCRTRDTCDELAVRFQKSGIPTKAYHAGLREVDRLQIQVDWMEGRIPLITATISFGMGIDKHNVRFVVHWTLPKTMSGYYQESGRAGRDGQPSYCCLYYSRRDRDAISFLLKQEATRRNARNQENCMRKSAETNFEIMVKYCELPRCRHRVIAEYFGDEKPNCQKQCDYCKNSRYADKQVQNLLQGSYGKWCRNEYGSTRMVKESTEPDEELYGGGRLGQQKDFKEYYGEESGENSDNENENNKKQCKNFILNELKKRKTAPSIVHEEEDDTPVIPADCPLRDPSNDRIPRLNFQIRMYCFEKLKSALCNNFNKYFADVPHKLRDGEFQVPICCADLEFEVFKASKFANLYKAAIFKKEFEIKKLTECKNLHSSLKPLWAPDSSGISSDEDRKGPVKNKKTLAKDTSSSDEQKHRSSTPRKEKDKHTVETTQNESTSCLTDQSSDEEKSDSYYIASTEDQQVEEEISELEEENMTESPLLVDDPESTGLTTTDEEEDVEVELALFTPLNSVLCQSSKQFSEFKKISSKHSKKKDSKSTKSSSAAENFSNSFQEALNSPESYKTSKKPSKHKHSSSPSKKSPDSSKASSSKTSSKTTARILKDEKKESSIKIPDKLSNSIILISDEDEYTESVPVKKPTSSFGKHEEPFHRKSEKHVRKSSTKAKHAKRVEEYFSSTGLTSDEDDKITETVLVKSPVPVFKKEDNFHEKLEKATKVSELLSRVKKDKRFDKDLNSSGLTSDEDDKAAEKVLGNSPELVIKKDCFNRKLAESVSPIKSPSRTKKEKGSEKRSSSEKKSKHKRLLDDNLTKDSHSSKVKENKTDVMETEFVASSSPSLSSPSSYKVNKHKIKEKDPLKHKHKRQKTESSHFQNVVSSIEEQMSSSEEKKGKELEVSMKPKEFHKKVIVFDHQGTSNVPKTNSKRKQSRWDEPTNETTNKTDSENVNQRENGTLFPDSTTTEAVIVERTTVIPPDDGWMEVVRKNKKSSGAKFEGNLSNTDLSHKVIVQEKECSAKVQKNLSCSSSNNTGSTIPNSHEMKKAANLIVHYLNPYYKNGKFASRELFKMVAKLLTQRFVRQSNTNAENAKEIAKKLTSNYFRRHSLVTSAEDVSDMET; encoded by the exons ATGGATGAAGACCGCATGTACCAGGTACTAAATGATGTCTTCAAACATAAACAATTTAAGTCTGACCTACAGAGGAAAGCTATTGAGACTATCATTAAAG gaaAACAAGATGTTTTCATTTCTATGCCCACAGGATCTGGCAAATCACTATGTTTCCAGTTACCTGGTATGTACAAACCTGGGATTTCTGTGGTGGTTTCTCCACTGCTGGCTCTCATCGAAGACCAAATTGACCATTTACGCAACCTTGGAATCCGTGCAGTTACTATCAACTCCAAACAAACCATGACCGAGAGAAACCGAATCACAACTGACCTTAACCGACCAAAGCCAAAAGCCCGTTTCCTCTACATCACTCCTGAGCAAGCTTCCACTGCATTTCTGCAACAACATCTCTACAGCCTCAACCATGCCAACCTCTTGAACTATTTCATTATTgatgaagcccattgtgtatcACAGTGGGGTCATGACTTTCGTCCAGATTACCTTAAACTTGGCCAGTTAAGGGCCAATAAAATTCCTAATGTTCCCTGCATTGCACTAACTGCTACTGCAACTGCGCAAGTAACAAAGGACATTGTAAAATCTCTGGCGCTTCGCAAACCTTATGCGTCTTTCAAAACTAGTTGTTTCCGCCCAAATTTGTTCTATgaagtaagaatgaaagaaaccttGGATGATCCTTTCAAAGATATCCTGGATTATGTATGTACAAAGTTTGGTGAACCACCTGACAACAACATCTGGAATGAGAATGGTGCTGGCATTATATATTGCCGTACTAGAGACACGTGTGATGAACTAGCTGTTCGATTTCAAAAGAGTGGAATACCTACGAAAGCTTATCATGCTGGACTACGAG AGGTTGACCGATTGCAGATCCAAGTTGACTGGATGGAAGGCCGCATCCCATTGATTACAGCTACCATCAGTTTTGGCATGGGTATTGATAAACACAATGTCCGTTTTGTTGTTCACTGGACCTTACCAAAGACTATGTCTGGTTATTACCAAGAGTCTGGCCGAGCTGGTCGTGATGGCCAGCCTTCTTATTGCTGTCTGTATTACTCTCGCCGTGACCGAGATGCTATATCTTTCCTCCTGAAGCAGGAAGCGACTAGGAGGAATGCTCGCAACCAAGAAAATTGCATGAGAAAATCAGCAGAGACTAATTTTGAGATAATGGTTAAGTACTGTGAACTACCACGTTGTCGGCACCGTGTGATAGCAGAGTATTTTGGTGATGAGAAACCAAACTGCCAGAAGCAATGCGATTATTGTAAAAACTCAAGATATGCTGACAAACAAGTACAGAACCTTTTGCAGGGTAGTTATGGGAAGTGGTGCCGAAATGAATATGGAAGTACGAGGATGGTCAAAGAATCAACAGAACCAGACGAAGAGCTTTATGGTGGTGGACGGCTTGGTCAGCAGAAGGATTTCAAAGAGTACTATGGCGAAGAGAGTGGTGAAAATTCCGACAAtgagaatgaaaataacaaaaagcaatGTAAGAATTTTATATTGAATGAATTAAAAAAGCGTAAAACTGCTCCATCTATTGTACATGAAGAGGAAGATGATACACCAGTTATTCCTGCTGATTGTCCACTCCGAGATCCTTCAAATGACAGAATTCCACGACTAAACTTTCAAATCCGGATGTACTGTTTTGAGAAATTGAAATCTGCATTGTGCAAcaactttaataaatattttgcagaTGTCCCTCATAAATTAAGGGATGGAGAATTTCAAGTTCCAATTTGTTGTGCAGATTTGGAATTTGAGGTGttcaaggccagtaagtttgcaAATCTTTACAAAGCagctatttttaaaaaagaatttgagATAAAGAAACTCACTGAATGTAAAAACCTTCATTCAAGCTTAAAACCCCTTTGGGCCCCGGACTCTAGTGGAATCAGCTCAGATGAAGATAGAAAGGGCCCAGTTAAGAACAAGAAAACATTAGCAAAGGACACAAGTAGTTCAGATGAGCAGAAGCATCGTAGTAGTACCccaagaaaagagaaagataaacacacaGTAGAGACTACACAGAATGAATCGACATCATGTTTAACAGATCAAAGTTCAGACGAAGAGAAATCAGATTCCTACTACATAGCCTCTACTGAGGATCAACAAGTGGAAGAGGAAATTAGTGAATTGGAAGAGGAAAATATGACTGAATCACCTCTGCTAGTTGATGATCCTGAGTCAACTGGCCTTACCACTACagatgaagaggaagatgtaGAGGTTGAGCTAGCTCTTTTCACACCTCTTAATTCAGTTCTATGCCAGTCTTCAAAGCAGTTTTCTGAATTCAAAAAAATCTCTTCAAAGCattcaaagaaaaaagacagtAAAAGTACCAAATCTTCCAGTGCAGCAGAAAATTTTAGTAATTCATTTCAAGAGGCTTTAAATTCTCCGGAAAGTTATAAAACTTCCAAGAAACCAAGTAAACATAAACATTCTTCCTCCCCTTCTAAAAAGTCACCTGATTCTTCTAAAGCTAGTTCTTCTAAAACGTCTTCTAAAACCACAGCTAGAATACTtaaggatgaaaagaaagaaagttccATCAAAATACCTGATAAGTTATCAAACAGTATTATTTTGATATCTGATGAGGATGAATATACAGAAAGTGTTCCAGTTAAGAAACCTACATCATCCTTTGGTAAACATGAGGAGCCTTTTCACAGAAAGTCAGAAAAACATGTTCGAAAGTCATCAACAAAAGCTAAGCATGCTAAAAGAGTCGAGGAATATTTCAGTAGCACGGGTTTGACTTCTGATGAAGACGATAAGATTACAGAGACAGTTCTTGTAAAAAGTCCTGTTCCAGTATTTAAAAAAGAGGATAATTTTCATGAAAAGCTTGAAAAAGCCACAAAAGTTTCAGAGTTACTATCAAGAgtcaaaaaagataaaagatttgatAAAGATTTAAATAGCTCAGGTCTGACAtctgatgaagatgataaagCTGCTGAGAAGGTTCTGGGAAATAGTCCTGAATTAGTGATcaaaaaagattgttttaacagGAAGTTAGCGGAATCTGTGAGCCCCATCAAATCCCCATCAAGAACAAAGAAGGAGAAAGGGTCAGAAAAACGTTCTAGCAGTGAGAAAAAGAGTAAGCACAAAAGATTATTGGATGACAATCTAACAAAAGATTCTCATAGTTCTAaggtaaaggaaaataaaactgaTGTCATGGAAACAGAATTTGtcgcatcatcatcaccatcattatcatcaccatcatcttataAAGTCAACAAACATAAAATTAAGGAAAAGGATCCtctaaaacataaacataaacgcCAGAAAACCGAAAGTAGCCATTTCCAGAATGTGGTTTCATCCATTGAAGAGCAAATGTCCAGTAgtgaagagaaaaaaggaaaagaactgGAAGTGAGTATGAAACCAAAGGAGTTTCATAAAAAAGTGATAGTCTTTGATCACCAAGGAACATCAAATGTCCCCAAAACTAATTCTAAGCGAAAACAAAGTCGGTGGGATGAACCAACTaatgaaacaacaaacaaaactgaTTCTGAAAACGTTAATCAGAGAGAAAACGGAACTTTATTTCCTGATTccacaacaacagaagcagtaatTGTTGAGAGAACTACTGTAATTCCACCAGACGACGGGTGGATGGAAGTGGTGAGAAAGAACAAAAAGTCAAGTGgggcaaaatttgaaggaaaccTAAGCAATACAGATTTAAGTCATAAGGTAATTGTGCAAGAGAAAGAATGCAGTGCCAAAGTGCAGAAGAATTTGTCTTGTAGCTCTAGCAATAATACAGGAAGTACTATCCCTAACAGTCACGAGATGAAAAAAGCTGCCAATCTTATTGTCCATTATTTAAATCCTTACTATAAAAATGGCAAATTTGCCTCACGAGAACTCTTTAAAATGGTTGCCAAATTACTTACTCAGCGATTTGTAAGGCAATCCAATACCAATGCAGAAAATGccaaagaaatagcaaaaaaactTACTTCTAATTATTTCAGAAGACATTCACTAGTTACGTCTGCTGAAGATGTGTCTGATATGGAGACGTGA
- the LOC106878612 gene encoding iron-sulfur cluster assembly 2 homolog, mitochondrial, which produces MALFLKSASRFIVKPLVDQTSFILKSSSRLAQSSVPDASVTLNKSNDHENTVIITDSCVSRLKKLGDDSILRVSVEGGGCSGFQTKFDLVESIENDDKVFEKDGVKVIIDSDSLTFLQGSTIDYVEELIRSSFTVAKNPQADQSCSCGVSFSLKDL; this is translated from the coding sequence ATGGCTCTCTTCCTCAAGTCTGCGAGTCGTTTTATTGTAAAGCCTTTAGTTGACCAAACCTCGTTCATTTTAAAATCCTCTTCGCGGTTAGCTCAATCCTCTGTGCCTGATGCCTCTGTTACACTCAATAAATCGAACGACCACGAAAATACAGTTATCATAACTGACTCCTGTGTTAGCAGACTTAAAAAACTCGGTGACGATTCTATATTACGTGTTTCTGTGGAAGGCGGCGGTTGTTCTGGATTCCAGACCAAATTCGATCTTGTTGAAAGCATCGAAAATGATGACAAAGTGTTTGAGAAAGATGGTGTGAAAGTCATCATCGACAGCGATTCTCTAACGTTCTTGCAAGGTTCCACCATAGACTACGTAGAAGAATTAATTCGCAGCTCGTTTACTGTTGCTAAAAACCCACAGGCAGACCAAAGTTGTTCCTGTGGAGTTTCTTTCTCACTTAAAGACCTCTAA